The sequence TCATCTACGATTCATCGGGCGCGTTCACGCGCCGGCGGGTCATCGACGTTCCGTTCGGGATTCTCGACACCGCGCCGGACCGACGGCAACTGCTTGCCCTCCGCCGGACGGACCACGTCGAAATCCTCACCTACGAATGGACTTGGCAACCACACCGGGCCAGGAAGTGAACCCGAAACCAAGGAGCAGAAACATGCTAACGAAGAAGATCTCCAACTGGATGATCGCCGCCGCGATCATCCTCGGCGTCGCAGTTCTGACGCCGGACACCGTCCAAGCACAGTGGTGTGAGACGTGCGATTCCTTGACGGCTGAGTGTACATCTGACGGTCCGTATCTCAACGACTCGTGCTATAGCGGCGAATGGGGGGGCATTTCGTTTTGTGTTTCGTGGGGCCGCCTGTGGTGTGATCCTCGCATCCCGCGCACCCAGTCCACATCCGTCGGTGCGGACGGCGCGCTCGTGCGAGAGCGAACATTCGCATCGGTAACATCCGACGCACCCGGGACACCGCAGTCGACGTTCCAACACGTTCGTGACTGCAAGAACCGCATCGTAGCGAGAGCCTACAGTGCGGATGAGGCGGAGGACATGCGTCGCCGGACCGAGTCCATCGTCATCTGAGGCCGCTCGGGCGTTGCCGATGATCGGAGGAAACCAGGGCCCGGTGCATCCTCCGATCATCGGCGGCCTCGAAGGACGGATGGGGGATCGGATCATGCTCAAGGTGGTGCTTGCCGTCGTGGCGGTGTTCGCCGCAGCCGCGGGCCTCTCGGCCCAGGAGCGTCGCGACACGCTCGTCGCGGTCGCCGGCCTGGCGGTCCCCGACAGCGTGCCCCTCACGTACATCGTGCAGTTGGTCCAAGCGGCGGACGGGTCAGTGTTCATGCTCGATGCGCGCACGGAAGGCGTGTTGGCGTTCGGCCCGGACGGGTCCTTCCGGCGGCGAATCGGTCGGCGTGGCGAGGGTCCGGGCGAATTGCTTTCGCCGTGGCGTCTCGGGCTGCTGGGGCGCGACACGCTGTGGGTCGCGGATGCGCGGCGCCGCGTCAACCTCTATGATGCTTCGACCGGGGAGAGCCTGGCGGACTTCGGCCCGGCCACGTGGGATGCCGCGACGGCGGACGGCGAGATCGTGCGACCGTTCGCGGCCCTGGCGGACCAGAGCATAATGGCCTTCAGGTGGGCGGAGAGGGACGTACTGGCGGAGGTGCTCGCATTTCGCGTCGAGCGCGGGGCCGATCCGGAAGGCTCTCCCCTTGCGCTTCTGGACCTTCGGGACCGATCCGTCGCGGCCCGGATACCGACGGGCGACGGCAGCCTGCAACTGCGCAATCCGTTTTCTCACAGTGATATGATCGCCGTGGGGCCCGGCGGGCGGCGCGTCGCGGTCATCCGGCGTCCGACGCCAGCGGGCTCGCCCGCGTTCTTCGTCGTGGAGCGGCACGACGTGTTGCGAGGTATCGTGGACACCGTGAAGGTGTCGTACGAGCCGCGCCCCCTCGACGCCGGCGAGATCCGGGCGTGGGCGGAAGATCTCGAGGCCGTGGAGCGGGTGGTCGAACTCGGCGCGTTCCCCAGCCGCTCGGCAGCGGTCGGCGCGGTGATGGAGGCGCTCGACGCGCCCGGCCACCACCCGCCGGTCGAGAATCGCGGGCGGGGCATCATCGACGAGGGTGTGATCATGGACCCGAACGGCGACATGTGGTTTCAAATCCACGACCCGTCCGGTCGGTCGAACGAGTGGATCGTCATCTCCGGGGAGGGTCGCGCGGGCGAGGTGTCGACTGTGGCGGCCCCCGAGGATGCCCGGCTGCTCGCCGTGAGCGGAGACCGGGTGTGGGCAGAGGTGCGCGATGCGTTCGACGTGCCCGCGGTTCAAGTACTACGGGTCAGGCGCGCCGGCGGATGACCGCATGATTCGTTACGCCGGTGTCCGCGCGGCCCTCGCCGCGAGCTTCGCGTTGGCCCTGCTTGCGCTTGCGGTCGCCGCGCAGGAGCCCGGCGCGCGGCTGACGGGCATCCTCGTGTCGGAGGGCGACGGGGCGCCCGTGGACGGGGCGGTCGTGTCGCTCGACGGTGTCGACGGCGTCGTCGTGTGGGAGACGCTGTCGAACGCCAGCGGCGCGTTCAGCCTGCCGCTCCCGCCTCCGGGCACGTACCGCGTGCGGGTGTCGCGCATCGGCTACGAGTCGTGGACCTCCGGCCCGATCCGCATCGACTCCGCGCAGGCGACCGGCCCCCTGCGCCTCGAGATCCCGGTGCGGGCAGTGCCGCTCCCGGAGCTGCTGGTCACGGAGCAGACCGACTGTCCGACGACGCCCGAGGAGCGGCGGCGTGCGTTCGAACTTTACGAATCGGTTCTCCCGGCCCTCGTCTCGATGTCGGCCGAAGAGGTCTTCGACTCTCTGGTCGTTCGGCTGGATCGACCGGTCAGGGTGTGGAGACGCGGCAGCTTCCGATATGTGCAGGACACAGTAACGGTTGTCGTGCCGAAGGCCCTGAACAACGCGGCGCCGACACACCTCGAGGCGTTCGGGTACGCGGAGGCGGTCAACGACTCAACCACCACCTTCTACGCCCCTGACGGAGAAGCGCTGGCGTCGCCGGGCTTCCTCGCGACGCACTGCCTCAGCACGACGAAGGCAGAGGATGAGGTCACCGCGGGGCTGTCCTTCCAGCCCAGGCTCGACCGCGATGTGGTCGATGTCCAGGGCGTCCTGTGGATCGATACGGTCGCCGTGGAACCGCAGAAGTTGGAGTTTAGGTATACCTCCTTGCGTCCGTTCTTGCGGAGATACCTGCTGCCGAACCTGGAGAGTCATGTACTATCGCGGCGCCAGGAGGAACTGGGGCGTCGCGTCAGGTTCCACGCGATCGAGTTGATCGAGTCGGACTACGGCGGCGCCCTCCACTTCGAGCGAATCGAAGGTGGCGGGTGGCTTGTGCGCGAGTGGAGGATCGTTCGTCCACACCTTGCCATCTTCTTTCGTAGCGACGTCGTCCTCGGAGCGTACGTCCGGCCGAAGGCTGTTCCGCTAACGCACAGCGGCAGAATCCTCGCGATCTTCCGGTCGCAGCGGGACAAAGGTGGACGTTGACCGCGCCCGCATCCATCGGCGCGGCCTTCGTCGCGAGCTTCGCGCTGGGCCTGCTTGCGCCCGTGGTCGCCGCTCAGGAGCCCGGCGCGCGGCTGACGGGCCTCCTCTTGTCGGAGGGCGACGGCGCGCCAGTGGACGGGGCGCTCGTATCGCTCGACGGTCTCGACGGCGCCGTCGTGTGGGAGACGCTGTCGAACGCCAGCGGCTCGTTCAGCCTGCCGCTGCCGCCTCCGGGCACGTACCGCGTGCGCGTGTCGCGCATCGGCTACGATTCCTGGACCTCCGGCCCGATCCGCATCGACTCCGCGCAGGTGTCCGAACCCCTTCGCCTCGAGATCCCGGTGCGGGCGGTGCCGCTCCCGGAGTTGATGGTGACGGAGCAGACCGACTGTCCGACGACGCCCGAGGAGCGGCGGCGTGCGTTCGCACTCTACGAGTCCGTCCTCCCGATCCTGGATTCGACGTCCGCCGCCGACACTCGCGACTCTCTGCTTGTGCGGCTGGAACGGCCGATCAGGATTTGGAATCGCGGCAGGTTCCGCCGTGCACGGGACACTGTCACCGTCATGGTCTCGGAGGCGCTGCCCAACGCGTCGCCGGGACATCTGGAGACGTACGGGTACGGCGACATAGTTGGTGATTCGATGACCACCTTCTACGCCCCGGACGGTGCCGCGCTGGCGTCGCCAGGGTTCCTCGCGACGCACTGCCTGAGCACGGCCGAGGCCGAGACTGGGACTGAGGTCGCGGCCGGGCTGGCGTTCGAGCCGAGGCCCGGCCGGGAGGTTGTCGATGTCAGGGGCGTGCTGTGGATCGACACCGTGGCCAACGAACCGCGGGAACTGGCGTTCAACTACACCTCGCTGCGGCCGTTCCTCCGGCGATACCTGGTTCCGCCGCTACGGGATTACCACGAGCGTCGCTTACCGGGCCGCCGCGCCAGCGTTGGCACCATCGGCATCGAGGAGTCTCGTTTCGGAGGGCAACTTCGCTTCGAGCGTGTTGGCGGTGATCGTTGGCTGATCCGCGAGTGGCGGATGCTCAGGCCGCGCTTGGTGTCTCGCTCTTTCTCAGCTCCGCGCACGGGGACCACCCTCTTGCCCCTCGCGGTGCCCGACGAGTACAGCGGCGAGGTGCTTGCGCTGTTCCGCCGCACCGACCGTTCTCCGCGATGACCGGCGTTAAGGACTCTTCGTATCGAAAAGCCAAAATGATCGAGACTACCGACGATAGTTCCGCCATAATTGCCACTGATAACCCAAAATAAAACAATTCGTATTTTCCAGTACGATTGACGCCGAACTCGAAGTTTCCTTGATTTACGCACTGGGGACTCCATAACAGCCCCGGCATACTGAAAAGCTCCTGGTTCACGCGAAACGCTTATGACTTCCGAGCTAACCCCACTGTGGCGCCATGCTTCGCTTGTGGAAGACCCTGGCGGACTGCTGATCCGCGACGGAAGGATTGCCCGCTCCGGTCTCCCTCGTCGGAGTTCGAGGAGGTTCGAATGATCAACATCGTCGCGGATTCTTCGTACGACGCCGCATCTATCGAGAATGCGGTCGAGGGTCCCGTCCGCATCGTTACCGATATCGGCGGCCTGGCAGGCGACGATGTCGACGTCGGATGCTTGATTCTGGGCTGCCGCGCGCAGAATCTGGCGCGGTGGATCAAGCCTTTGCAGATAATCAAGAATCACTGTCCCGGAGTCCCCGTCATCGTGGTCACGGACCCCGACCCCGAGGTCGCGCTCCAGCTAAGCGGCATCACGGTGTCCGCCGTCGTGTGGTTTGAGGATCTCCCGAGCATGCTCCACCCCGCGATCCACGCCGCGTGCGGCGAGGACCACGGGCTCCGTCTGGCCCGGGACATCGAGGAGTCGACCCTGTCTCCCTCCCTTCGCTCGGCCCTGGCGCACGGCCTGAAGGCGGCGGCTACGGACCGGCCGGTTCGCAGCGTGCGCGAGTTGGCCGCCACTGTTCGCCGCTCTCACGTCACGTTGTCTCAGGAGTTTCGGACGAGTGTCGCCGGACGCACGACTCTCGCCCGGTTCCTTCGCGCGCTCGTGATTCTCCGGGCCCACGAGTTGCGGTCATCCGGGCTTGTCTGGGACCGCGTGGCCGGGCGTCTGTGGATCCCCCGACCGACGCTCCACCGCCAGTCGATGAGGTGGCCGGGGCGCACGCTCGGTCAGCTGGCAGCCACATCCCGCCAACACCTGCTCGCACAGTTCGCGCGCGATTTTGCGCGCCCGCTCCTGGCCGAGCGGATCGGAGCCAATCGGCGGACGAGAACCGATTAGTACGGCGTCTTGTCCTGTGTTCGGGTCCAGCGCTCGAAGGCGTCCCCCGCCCTGGCGGCGGGGATCCGCACGAGCGAGACGATCCGGCGCTCCTCGGGTGGCAGGGAGAACTCGTCGTAGATGTCCTCGTCGCTGAACCGGATGCGCGCCGCGTCCTCCCGAGTGTTCGCGTAGTACACGCGGCGGATCCGGCTCCAGTAGATCGCTCCCAGGCACATCGGGCACGGTTCGCAGCTCGCGTAGATCTCGCAACCGCCGAGATCGAACGTTCCCAGCCGGTCGCAGGCCCTTCGAATCGCCTGGATTTCGGCGTGTGCCGTGGGGTCGTTGTCCAGCGTGACGCGGTTCGTTCCCTCCGCGACGATCTCGCCGTCCTTCACCACGACGGCGCCGAACGGTCCGCCACCCTCCTCCACGCTGCGTTCGGACAGGTCGATGGCCCGCCTCATGAACTCGTCATTCATCAGGACGCTCGTTTCGCCACGGCGTGTGCGTTCGATTCCGGCCGGTCGCCTCACAGCGGTCGACTCGCGGAGTACTCCCGGAATATACTCAGCCGTCCCGTCCCCGGGGTTCCTGCCGGGGCCCTCCTGTCCCCATACCCCATGGCTTGCGCGATTGACGAACTCGAAGGGCGGCCGGCACTCCCGGCGCGCGCGCGACCTCACGGTCGACCTCGGACTCCTGGCGACGGCGATCATCTGGGGGATCAACTTCTCCGTCGTGAAGATCGTCCTGCGGGAACTCGATCCGCTCGCGTTCAACGCGGTGCGCTTCCCGTTCGCGGCGCTGGCCGTCCTGTTCCTCCTCCGGGCCACCGGGCGGCCGGTCCTCCCGCCGCGGAGCGAGTGGCCGCGGGTTGTGGGACTCGCGGTGGTGGGCCACGTGATCTTCCAGGCCACCTTCATCTACGGGATCGACCTGACGCTGACCGGGAACGCGGCGCTGCTCCTCTCCACGAGTCCCGTGTGGGTGCTCCTCATCGCGTCCGCGCTCGGGCGGGAGCGATTCAGCCTCGCGATGCTCCTGGGTGTCGCCGCGACGATCGCCGGGATGGCGATCCTCATCACCGGCGGCACGCAGGAAGTCGGAGGCGCCGGTCTCGGCGATCTGCTCGTCCTCGGGGCCGCGCTCTCCTGGGCGTCCTTCACCGTCTTCGGACGGCGCATCACGAAGCGCCGCGGGGCGCTGGAGGTGACGGGGTGGACGCTCTGGGCCGCCCTTCCCGTCATCGTCGCCATGGGGATCCCGGACCTGACGCGCGTCGACTGGAGTTCGATCCCGGTGGGGATCTGGTTCGCGACGGCCTACACGGGCGTCTTCGGGATCGCGATCGCCTACCTGCTCTGGTCGCGGGGCATGAAGACTATCGGACAGAGCCGGACGGCGGTGTACCAGAACCTCGTCCCGGTGATCGCGCTGGCGACGGCGTGGATGTGGCTGGGAGAGACGCCCACGCCGCAGCAACTGGCGGGCGCCGCCGTCATTCTCTCGGGCATCGCCGTGGCGCGCGGTCTCGCCGGACGCCGCCGCCGTCGCGCGCCATGAGCCAAGCCTGCCTCTCTCGCGGAGCGCCGGTCTCGCGACGGTATCCGGCGCCGACCTACCTTGAAGTCCATGTCCGACGAGCGCCGGGTAGCGGGGATCGTGCTGGCCGCCGGGTCATCGACCCGCATGGAGCGCAACAAGCTCCTGCTGGACATCGGTGGCGAGACCCTCGTGCGCCGGGCCGTCCGCCTCGCGGGTGAGGCCGGACTCGACCCCATCATTCTCGTCACGGGACGTTTCCGGGGGGCGGTCGAACGGGAGGTCGCGAATCTCGCCTGCGCACCGGTGTTCAACCCCGACCACGAGACGGGCATCCAGACCTCCGTGGCGTGCGGGGTCGCCGCGGTGCCGGCGTCCCGCGGGGCCGCCGTCGTCATGCTCCCCGACATGCCCTTCGTGACCGAGCGCATGGTGCGTACGCTGGTGGAACGGCACGCGGAGACCGACGCGCCGCTCGTCGTGTCGCGCTACGGCGAGGTGAACGCGCCGCCCATCCTGTACGACCGCAGCCTGTTCGGCGAGATCTCCCGGATGCGGGCGGGGTGCGGGCGGGAGGTCGTGCGCCGCCACCACGAGCAGGCGGTCCTCGTCGACTGGCCGCCCGACCGGCTCAGGGACCTCGACCGGCCGGATGAGTACGAGTCCGCGCGGCTGGAACTCGCCGGGGTGGGGCTCCGCGCGGAGAATCTCCCGTGAAACGCGACCTGCTCGATCTCGCGGCGCGGCTCACGTCCGAGCGCCGGCCGTACGCGCTGGCCACGGTGGTGCGGAGCGAGCGCCCTACGAGCGGGAAGCCGGGCAACATGGCGCTGATCTCGGCGGACGGCGTCATGCACGGCTGGATCGGCGGCAGTTGCACCCGGTCGGAGGTGATCCGTCACGCGCTGGAGACCCTGGACCAGGGGGAGCCCAGGCTCCTCGCCTTCGGGTCGAGTCCCGGACGCCCGGACGGCCTGGTCCCAGTACCCATGTCCTGCAGCAGCGGAGGGAAGGTGGAAGTGCACGTGAATCCGGTTCTTCCGGCTCCCGTCCTCATCGTGGCGGGACGTTCGCCCGTCGCCCTCGCGCTCGTGCGCCTCGGCGGCGCGATGGGATACACCACCGTAGCCGAGCCTTCCGAAGAGGTCTCCGAAGATGAGGTGCTGGAGGCCGCCGCCGACGAACTCGTGGACGATCTGGCCGAGACGGCGGCGCGCTACGCCGAACGCCCCCGCGGCTGGAGGCTGTACGGGGTCGTCGCCACCATGGGACGCCGAGACGAGCGCTCGCTCGCGGAGTTGGCGGCCGCCGCCCCGGACTACCTGGGCGTGATCGCCTCCCCCACCCGGATGGAAGAAGTGCGCCGCGTCCTCGCCGCTCACGGACTCGACGAGGCCCGGATCGCCCGGGTTCGGGGGCCCGCCGGGCTGAATATCGGCGCCGAAAGCCCCGAGGAGATCGCCGTGAGCATCCTCGCGGAAATCGTCCAGCTCGAGGCACAACGGACGGGGGCGAAGGCGGTCGAGTCCAGCGACGCGGGCGGGGTCCGTGACGCGTCCGCGGCGGAAGCGGCGGCTGGCGAGCTGGAGAGCCGGGGGCAGGCGACGGATCCCGTCTGCGGCATGACCGTCCCGGTGGCGGGTTCTCCGTCCTCCGTCTTCGAGGGGGAGCCCGTCTACTTCTGCTGCGAGGGCTGCCGAACTCGATTCGACGCCTCGCCGGAAGCATATCTCCAGCAACACGTGACGAGGGGGCAGCAATGAAGACCGCGCTGAAGGTCGCCGTACACGTGGCGGTGATCGCATTGCTGTACCTGATGTTCTCGTTCTCGTTGTTCCTTGGACTGCAGGTCAATACGACCTACGGGAACATCGGCATGGTGGTATCCATCGGTGCCGTCATCGCCTATGTCCTCGTGGTTCATCGCAGACGCTCCGCGCGGGTGACGATGGAGGACAGAGGCCCATGAGAATCGAGGAAGGGTTCACGATCGACGCGCCCGCCGCCGAGGTGTGGGCGATTCTCTCCGACCCGCGGCAGCTCTCCGAACTCCTGCCGGGGGCGGAAATCACGGAGCAAATCGACGACACGACCTGGGAGGGCGGCATGACCGTCAAGGTCGGACCCCTCGTCGCCGCCTATACCGGGACAGTATCCTTCGAGTTGAACGAAGAGGAGCGGTCCGCGGTGGTCCGCGCGCTGGGCCAGGGCAAGGCCGGCATGGGTACCGCCGACATGACGATGAACAGCCGGGTGGCGGCGCTGCCGGACGGCGGGTCCGAGGTGACGATGGACTCGGACGTCACCGTCACGGGGATCCTCGCGCAGCTCGGCCGCGGCATGACCCAGGTCGTCTCCAAGCGAATGTTGCAGGAGTTCGTCAGGCGATTGACGAGCGCCCTCGAGGACGAGCCGAAGGAGGCAGAGGAATGATTCCCCCGCAGTTCGACTACCACGCGCCGGCCGAACTGGAAGACGCGATCGGCCTCCTCGGTGAACTGGACGACGCGAAGGTGATTTCGGGCGGGCAGAGCCTCCTCCCGATGATGAAGCTTCGGCTCGCCTCTCCCGCACACATCATCGACATCGGCCGCATCCCCGGGCTCGACACGATCGAGGAACGGGACGGCTACCTCCGCATCGGCGCGCTCGTGACCGAGACGCAACTCGAGGAATCCGCGGCGGTGGCCGACCGCTATCCGATCCTGCTCGACACCGCCCGCGTGATCGCGGACCCGCTCGTGCGCAACCGCGCCACGGTGTGCGGCAACATCGCCCACGGCGACCCGGCGAACGACCACCCGGCTACGATGCTCGCCCTGCGCGCCCGCGTCGTCGCCACCGGGCCCAATGGCGAGCGCACGATCGACATCGACGACTTCTTCCACGGTCTCTTCATGACCGCGCTCGGGGAGGACGAGATCCTCACGGAGATCCGGATCCCGGTCCCTTCCGCCGGCAGCGGCGGCGCCTACGTGAAGCTCGAGCGCAAGGTGGGCGACTACGCCGTGGCCGGCGCGGCGGTGCAGCTCACGCTGGACGACGACGGCAAGGTGACGCAGGCCGGCGTCGGGCTCACGAACCTGGGCTTCGCGCCCATCCGTGCGACCGCCGCCGAAGAGACGCTGCTCGGCGCGGACTTCGTGCCGGCGGGCGGGCTGCGTGGCGCCATCGAGCGGGTCCGCGACGCGATCACGAAGGCGCCCGACGCGGACGAGGTCATCGCCGCCGCCGCCCAGGCCGCGGCCGACATGACCGAACCGGTCGAGGACCGGCGCGGCTCCGTCGAATACAAGAGGAACATGGCCCGCGTGCTGACGGCGAGAGCCATACGCCAGGCGCTCGCGCGCGCCGGAGCGGGAGGATAGAGCGATGGCGACAATTCCGATCCGCGTCACCGTGAACGGCGAGGCGCATGAGACTCAGGTCGAGGCGCGCATGCTGCTCGTCCACCTGATCCGCGATGAGCTGCGGCTCACCGGCACCCACATCGGCTGCGACACGACCCATTGCGGCGCCTGCACCGTGCTGATCGACGGCAAGCCGACGAAGTCGTGCACCGTGCTCGCCGTGCAGGCCGACGGGGCCGAGATCGGGACCGTGGAGGGGCTCGCCGGAGCCGACGGCATGCACGCGCTCCAGGAGGGCTTCTGGGAGAAGCACGGCCTCCAGTGCGGCTTCTGCACGCCCGGCATGCTGATGACCGGCGCCGCCCTCCTCGAGGCGAACCCGAACCCGAGCGAGGCCGAGATCCGCGAGGCGATCTCCGGCAATCTCTGCCGCTGCACCGGCTACGTGAACATCGTGAAGGCGGTGCAGTACGCCGCCGAGAAGATGGGCGCCGCCGCCGCCGAAACCGCCAACGCCGCGACCGACGGGGAGGACAGCTGATGGCACCGAAGACTTCCGCCGACATCTGCGGCATGGGGCACTCCATGAAGCGCAAGGAGGACCCGCGCTTCCTGCAGGGCAAAGGCAACTACATCGACGACATCGTTCTCCCCGGCATGCTGTGGCTCGACATCGTCCGCAGCCCGATCGCCTACGGGAAGATCAAGGGCATCGACTCGAGCAAGGCGCTGGAGGTGCCCGGCGTGCTCGCCGTCCTCACCGGCAAGGACCTCGAGGCGTACAACCTGCACTGGATGCCGACGCTCATGTCGGACACCCAGATGGTGCTCCCCACGGACACCGTCATGTACCAGGCGCAGGAGGTCGCGGCCGTCATCGCGACCTCGCGCTACGCCGCTGCTGACGGCGTGGCCGCGGTCGAGGTCGACTACGAGCCCATGAAACCCGTCATCGACCCCTTCAAGGCGCTCGAGGACGACGCACCCGTCCTCCGCACCGACAAGGAGGGCCAGACCGACAACCGCATCTGGCACTGGGAGGCCGGCGACAAGGAGGCGACCGACAAGGTGTTCGAGGAGGCGGACGTCGTCGTGCGCGAGAGCATGCACGTGCCGCGCATCCACGTCGCCTCGATCGAGACCTGCGGCTGCGTGGCCGACTTCAACCCCGTCGAGG comes from Candidatus Palauibacter australiensis and encodes:
- a CDS encoding 6-bladed beta-propeller; its protein translation is MIGGNQGPVHPPIIGGLEGRMGDRIMLKVVLAVVAVFAAAAGLSAQERRDTLVAVAGLAVPDSVPLTYIVQLVQAADGSVFMLDARTEGVLAFGPDGSFRRRIGRRGEGPGELLSPWRLGLLGRDTLWVADARRRVNLYDASTGESLADFGPATWDAATADGEIVRPFAALADQSIMAFRWAERDVLAEVLAFRVERGADPEGSPLALLDLRDRSVAARIPTGDGSLQLRNPFSHSDMIAVGPGGRRVAVIRRPTPAGSPAFFVVERHDVLRGIVDTVKVSYEPRPLDAGEIRAWAEDLEAVERVVELGAFPSRSAAVGAVMEALDAPGHHPPVENRGRGIIDEGVIMDPNGDMWFQIHDPSGRSNEWIVISGEGRAGEVSTVAAPEDARLLAVSGDRVWAEVRDAFDVPAVQVLRVRRAGG
- a CDS encoding carboxypeptidase-like regulatory domain-containing protein; amino-acid sequence: MIRYAGVRAALAASFALALLALAVAAQEPGARLTGILVSEGDGAPVDGAVVSLDGVDGVVVWETLSNASGAFSLPLPPPGTYRVRVSRIGYESWTSGPIRIDSAQATGPLRLEIPVRAVPLPELLVTEQTDCPTTPEERRRAFELYESVLPALVSMSAEEVFDSLVVRLDRPVRVWRRGSFRYVQDTVTVVVPKALNNAAPTHLEAFGYAEAVNDSTTTFYAPDGEALASPGFLATHCLSTTKAEDEVTAGLSFQPRLDRDVVDVQGVLWIDTVAVEPQKLEFRYTSLRPFLRRYLLPNLESHVLSRRQEELGRRVRFHAIELIESDYGGALHFERIEGGGWLVREWRIVRPHLAIFFRSDVVLGAYVRPKAVPLTHSGRILAIFRSQRDKGGR
- a CDS encoding carboxypeptidase-like regulatory domain-containing protein — encoded protein: MTAPASIGAAFVASFALGLLAPVVAAQEPGARLTGLLLSEGDGAPVDGALVSLDGLDGAVVWETLSNASGSFSLPLPPPGTYRVRVSRIGYDSWTSGPIRIDSAQVSEPLRLEIPVRAVPLPELMVTEQTDCPTTPEERRRAFALYESVLPILDSTSAADTRDSLLVRLERPIRIWNRGRFRRARDTVTVMVSEALPNASPGHLETYGYGDIVGDSMTTFYAPDGAALASPGFLATHCLSTAEAETGTEVAAGLAFEPRPGREVVDVRGVLWIDTVANEPRELAFNYTSLRPFLRRYLVPPLRDYHERRLPGRRASVGTIGIEESRFGGQLRFERVGGDRWLIREWRMLRPRLVSRSFSAPRTGTTLLPLAVPDEYSGEVLALFRRTDRSPR
- a CDS encoding nucleoside deaminase, with protein sequence MNDEFMRRAIDLSERSVEEGGGPFGAVVVKDGEIVAEGTNRVTLDNDPTAHAEIQAIRRACDRLGTFDLGGCEIYASCEPCPMCLGAIYWSRIRRVYYANTREDAARIRFSDEDIYDEFSLPPEERRIVSLVRIPAARAGDAFERWTRTQDKTPY
- a CDS encoding EamA family transporter; translation: MTNSKGGRHSRRARDLTVDLGLLATAIIWGINFSVVKIVLRELDPLAFNAVRFPFAALAVLFLLRATGRPVLPPRSEWPRVVGLAVVGHVIFQATFIYGIDLTLTGNAALLLSTSPVWVLLIASALGRERFSLAMLLGVAATIAGMAILITGGTQEVGGAGLGDLLVLGAALSWASFTVFGRRITKRRGALEVTGWTLWAALPVIVAMGIPDLTRVDWSSIPVGIWFATAYTGVFGIAIAYLLWSRGMKTIGQSRTAVYQNLVPVIALATAWMWLGETPTPQQLAGAAVILSGIAVARGLAGRRRRRAP
- a CDS encoding nucleotidyltransferase family protein, translating into MSDERRVAGIVLAAGSSTRMERNKLLLDIGGETLVRRAVRLAGEAGLDPIILVTGRFRGAVEREVANLACAPVFNPDHETGIQTSVACGVAAVPASRGAAVVMLPDMPFVTERMVRTLVERHAETDAPLVVSRYGEVNAPPILYDRSLFGEISRMRAGCGREVVRRHHEQAVLVDWPPDRLRDLDRPDEYESARLELAGVGLRAENLP
- a CDS encoding XdhC family protein, which translates into the protein MKRDLLDLAARLTSERRPYALATVVRSERPTSGKPGNMALISADGVMHGWIGGSCTRSEVIRHALETLDQGEPRLLAFGSSPGRPDGLVPVPMSCSSGGKVEVHVNPVLPAPVLIVAGRSPVALALVRLGGAMGYTTVAEPSEEVSEDEVLEAAADELVDDLAETAARYAERPRGWRLYGVVATMGRRDERSLAELAAAAPDYLGVIASPTRMEEVRRVLAAHGLDEARIARVRGPAGLNIGAESPEEIAVSILAEIVQLEAQRTGAKAVESSDAGGVRDASAAEAAAGELESRGQATDPVCGMTVPVAGSPSSVFEGEPVYFCCEGCRTRFDASPEAYLQQHVTRGQQ
- a CDS encoding SRPBCC family protein — protein: MRIEEGFTIDAPAAEVWAILSDPRQLSELLPGAEITEQIDDTTWEGGMTVKVGPLVAAYTGTVSFELNEEERSAVVRALGQGKAGMGTADMTMNSRVAALPDGGSEVTMDSDVTVTGILAQLGRGMTQVVSKRMLQEFVRRLTSALEDEPKEAEE
- a CDS encoding xanthine dehydrogenase family protein subunit M; its protein translation is MIPPQFDYHAPAELEDAIGLLGELDDAKVISGGQSLLPMMKLRLASPAHIIDIGRIPGLDTIEERDGYLRIGALVTETQLEESAAVADRYPILLDTARVIADPLVRNRATVCGNIAHGDPANDHPATMLALRARVVATGPNGERTIDIDDFFHGLFMTALGEDEILTEIRIPVPSAGSGGAYVKLERKVGDYAVAGAAVQLTLDDDGKVTQAGVGLTNLGFAPIRATAAEETLLGADFVPAGGLRGAIERVRDAITKAPDADEVIAAAAQAAADMTEPVEDRRGSVEYKRNMARVLTARAIRQALARAGAGG
- a CDS encoding (2Fe-2S)-binding protein; this encodes MATIPIRVTVNGEAHETQVEARMLLVHLIRDELRLTGTHIGCDTTHCGACTVLIDGKPTKSCTVLAVQADGAEIGTVEGLAGADGMHALQEGFWEKHGLQCGFCTPGMLMTGAALLEANPNPSEAEIREAISGNLCRCTGYVNIVKAVQYAAEKMGAAAAETANAATDGEDS